Part of the Arachis hypogaea cultivar Tifrunner chromosome 6, arahy.Tifrunner.gnm2.J5K5, whole genome shotgun sequence genome, ttatcttatttaatttaatatgtataattttatacatatagtatttataattatatatttattaaattaattttttaattattttaataataattaatgaataaaataattttaaactatttagttgatttttattatcttttctaAACATTATTAATGTTCGTATTACATATGTTATAATTATAGTAttagatattatattatgttattagGCACTGGATTCGATAGTTCCAggacgtttggaccattaaatggttccataataaaaacatgttttttaatttttttaacaactgctaaataattttttttctaattttaattacaaattaaccctatatattttatttaattataaaaactattttttattttatattattattttatcattcatctattatgtttattaacaatcaaaataaaaaacaataacgaattagatcttccattgatcgtaataaactttttggccattccaatcgattaaaagtttatatttgatcCGTGACGTTCGTCAGGGCTGTGAAATCATGTTTAtttgaaaatcaatcgattggattatcaaaacaatcgattgaatttcaggttttcataactcaatcgattggactacatgttatcacaaaataatcgattgaaaattgtaaGGCAGCATGGTTTtcgcaaaaatcaatcgattggtcatttacccaatcgattgaacgatgactaaaatgttgattttttaaaattcaattgattTCTTATACTACCTAATCGATTGAATACTCCAAAGTAACttgaggtctcacaattcaatcgattggttgtgttacccaatcgattgaagtcaTCAAAGCAATATAGATTTgcccaattcaatcgattggttgtgttacccaatcaattgaattgtgtACTACGCCATTTTCAATTTTCTTATcgcttttataaattattatcttattattcatctatcttaactttaaaattctatcttcaatttttaagactttattttgatttaaatactctaatcttatcttttctttaacattaatattataaattggtgaataatctaTCACCAATTATTCAATCCCACCATTAGAATCGTGTATCAATCTCTTTATGTATCATGAAAGAGTGGTGCAGGCTTATGACTCGATGGCTGGGTAGTTATAATGTCTCTTGACTTACCCTTTTTTAAAATCATGTATTGGCTGATAATGAATGTTCTTATTTTTGACAGAGAATTCGTTGCTTGAAATGTTCCTCCTTTTTGAGAAATTCATATGAAACACCCCCAACTGGAAATATCGGTGGTGCAAGGGATATCGACGGTGCAGGAGATATTCAATATTTCCCTGTTTTAACTGCTTTTTATGTCTGCTCAAATATTTTGTATTGAAATCTAATTATCCTTCTGTGCTCTTCATCGTGCAGAATGACAAATTGTCGAGTGATGTTGGTGTCATCTCCAAAGATGTGAAACAGATGTTCGATATATTGGAGGCTGGAAATGCAGAGCACAACATGAAAGTAATGTTATTAGAGCTTTACAATGAGGAAATAACGGATCATGTGCCTCCTGAGAAAACTGTAAAATTTGAAGATGATAAGTCTAAAAGTCTTATCACTCTAATGGAGGATTGGAAAGGGACTTCCATTGTTAATCTAAGAAGAATtgattaaaaatttgtaatatatataCTTCATATATGTCTTAACAATATATGAACAAATTATTAAAATGCTTTGATATATATTGCATGGTATTTTTTTTTCTAGTCAAGATTCAATAGATCAGAGAGGTCAAATATTGAACAAATGAAAAGAACAAAATagaatgcaaacaaataaaaagatatagaatttttttacataaattaattatataaaataaaatataattcacaagATATAAAATTTGTATGGCATTGTTGTTGAAATAATATACGAAAATGACATTACttcatcataaaaatatgagttttttaaactaaaatatctctataatatatagatatagaGAAAAATTGTAAAAGCTTTCAATCGATTGcgtaacacaaccaatcgatgGAATTGGGCAAATCCATATTGCTTTGAAtctttcaatcgattgggtaacacaaccaatcgattgaattgtgagacctctggttgttttgaagcattcaatcgattgggtagtataagcaatcgattgaattttaaaaaacccacattttagtcatcgttcaatcgattgggtaatatgaccaatcgattgatttttgcgaAAACCATGCTGCCTTGCAACTTTCAAttgattgttttgtgataacctGTAGTTCAATCGATTGAGTCATGAGAAAcctaaaattcaatcgattgttttgataatccaattgattgattttcaaaaaaacaCGATTTCACAGCTCTGTACGAACGTCACAgatcaaatataaacttttaatctATTGGAATGGCCAAAAAATTTATTACGATCAatagaagatctaattcgttattgttttttattttgattgttaataaacataatagatgaatgataaaataataatttataaaataaaaataatttttataattaaataaaatatataggattaatttgtaattaaaattagaaaaagattatttaacaattattaaaaaaacttaaaaaatatattttgttacgaGACCATTTAATGGTCAAAACGTTCTGGGACCATTTAATTCTTAGCCATGTTATTATATAGGTAAAATAAATAGATAGATTGATTCTAAAACCCAAATTACTTGATATATACTACAAGTTTGTGCGTCAGTTTCATGTGTAcgtatcaaattttaattttgtttttcaaaacctgcagctatttaattttttatttttctttttacaaaacCAGATGTAGTTTGTTAACAAATCTTATCATCTTTAATCTTATCCGGTAGATTCTGTTAATCATTTCTGACTATAAATATATATGACACAGTCGAACAGTCACAGTAGAGTTTCAAATTGGGATAAGATCTTCAAACATTATGGCTTCACTTATTAAAATCACCTATATCTCTTTTCTACTTTCTTTGCTAGCATTGTGTTTTCTATCTAATGCCAATGCTAGTGCTAATCATACATCAACGTTAGTTGTTGATGGATCCAAGGGTTCTGGAAGACAAATTCCAGATACATTCTTTGGAGCATTCTTTGaagtaataaattatatatacttTATATATAGATATGTCTTAGCTAGAAAATGATAAACTAATTGaatattattttcttattcaGGAAATTAATCATGCTGGGGCAGGAGGACTTTGGGCAGAAATGGTTAGAAACAGAGGTTAATACTTGCATTATTTCATTTCATTATTGCTTTAATTTGAATGTTCATTCTATGTATAATCTTATTATTGTTATGTGTTTTAGGGTTTGAAGCCGGAGGTGCAAATGTTCCATCAAATATTTATCCATGGACAATTATTGGAGATGAATCATCCATTCTTGTGTCAACTGATCGCACTTCTTGCTTTGAAAGAAACAAGATTGCACTTCGTATGGAAGTTCTTTGCAATGCCAAGTCATGCCCTAACAATGGTGTTGGAATCTCTAACCCTGGATTCTGGGGCATGGTCAGcctatatttaataattttctttttctttccttaatAGAAAACATATCATTGCGCATACCCGCattgttatattaaattaaacaaattttatgAGAAAATACTAATTATTCAACTAATAATTTGTATAACTATATATAGAACATTGAGGAAGGGAAGACGTATAGAGTTATCTTCCATGCTAGGGCACTTGGACCATTTGATCTAAAGGTCTCGTTAGTGGGAGATGATGGTGTCAGTGTTGCTTCAACTCAAGTCGGgtaattttatctatttattttgtaatatataatatttaagtaTAATAATGACGAttttatctaattaattaattaattggcaGAAGGGATGGAAGTTATGCTTATAAGTGGACGAGAATGGAGACAACATTGGAAGCCAACGCTACAAATCATAATTCAAGCCTTCAAATTACCACAAATCATAGAGGTGTTATATGGCTAGACCAAGTCTCAGCTATGCCCTTAGACACACACAAGGTTTGTAGCGGACACATAACAatgtttgcttattattaatcattgtttaatattttattcttcaatTCGTACAGGGTCATGGTTTTAGAAAGGACCTGTTTCAGATGGTTGCAAATTTAAAGCCAAAATTTTTCAGATTTCCGGGGATATTTTTAAGTTGGTAAAATTAGCAAAACAGAACAAtggttaataattattaattcaatGTAAATTTGAAgtgtttaataatttattatataggTGGTTGCTATGTGGAAGGAGGTTATCTAAGAAATGCATTCCGTTGGAAAGACAGTGTTGGAGCATGGGAGGAGAGAGCTGGTCACTTTAATGATGTTTGGCATTATTGGACTGATGATGGTTTTGGTTTCTTTGAGGGCCTCCAGGTTCCTATTTTTTCTACCTTTCTAATTATTAGTTAGTTACACAAAACAtggattaattttaaaaacttttttttttaccagTTTGCAGAGGACGTTGGTGCATTGCCAGTATGGGTATTTAACAATGGTATATTCATTCATTTTTTATATAGTTAATTgatagttgattttttttatttccgttcatttagtatgattgatttttttttttatcaaaaatataaaattaatcgaTTATATCATTTGTTAGGTATCGGCCTTCATGACGCCGTGGATACATCTGCGGTTCTACCATTTGTGCAAGTATGTagttttactaaaaaaaaaaaaaaaaatttaattatatttattattatttataaaaaataacttaaaacttTTGATCATCGTTAATTAACAGGAAGCCCTTGATGGCATTGAGTTTGCAAGAGGCTCTCCCGATTCAACTTGGGGTTCTGTTAGAGCTTCAATGGGGCATCCTCAACcctttgatttgagatttgttgCCATTGGAAATGAAGAATGCGGCATGCCAAACTATCTAGGTATgcatctctattttattttatattttttttcaaagtttttgtATTATATACTTTTATATGACTAATAAAACTTatcatttttgttaatatttgattaactctaaatattaaaaattaaatataaaattttatattttaaaaatataaaaataaggtattaattaatattaataaaaaatgttagtaatCAACTTGAATTTATCAACGTGAGAATTCAAATCCTACTTTATATTCGCAATAAtctattttatgttaaaaaaaaaagtgttaattCCTATACTATTCTTTTATAAAAACTATGGgtatattttatgttaaaatcaatggaattttattttaattttgcatGTGAGAATTAGTTAATAagttatgttaattaataatatatatttcaatatttgatttttattattcttattcgtAACTTGAGCAGGAAACTACCTGAAGTTCTATGCAGCGATAAAGCGTTCTTATCCAGATATTCAGATTATCACAAACTGTGATGGTTCTGGGCAGAACTTAGACATGCCTGCAGATTTCTATGATTTTCATGTAACAGCTTCATATAAATAATCCCAAGacaatttttcattaaaattatttttatgttattttcccTAACATATACTGTCTTTTGTTAGATTTACACAAACGCTGAAGATATGTTTTATAAGAATACCAAGTTTGATGCTGCACCACGATCTGGACCaaaggtttaattttttttattattttatttttccataaataAAGTATTCATGAATAATTCACttataaatcaaataaattttaaactcaaTTGTGACTATATTAttacttttatatatttatttttcattaggCTTTTGTAAGTGAATACGCTGTTTGGAAGGATGATGCCCGCGATGGAACACTTTTATCTGCAGTGGCTGAAGCTGCATTCCTTATTGGATTGGAGAGGAACAGGTTGAATTTcacttcatttttttaatttagttcttAATAATCATCTTATATATAATATTTCCTCCTAATTGGTAATTACTCTTTTAATTTATTCTTGTATGTCTGTGGCAGTGATCTTGTGCACATGGTTAGCTATGCACCACTTTTTGTCAATAACAACGACAGGATGTAATTTTCTTTAATCTTATGAATCCTTTGTTTTTTTAATACTTAAGCTTGTTTCATTTGAATATTATTCATTTTGAATAATAATTTgcgattgattttattttttttattaattataggtGGACCCCAGATGCAATTGTGTTTAACTCGCATCAACATTATGGAACTCCAAGCTATTGGAATCAACAACTATTTTCCGAATCTAGTGGAGCAACTTGGCTCAATTCAACGCTCCAAACTTCTTCCACTAAACTCGTAGCATCTGCAATTGAGTTTAATAATTCTGAAGATAATAAGACATATATTAGAATAAAGGTATGCCATACAAATtatgttaataataaatttattattaagaatacatgtaaaattgaaatatatataataacgtaaagaaaaatatttgttattttggTATTAATATTGTTGAGTTTTTTATATAGGCTGTGAACTTTGGAGATGACCCCGAGAATCTCAAGATTTCAATAAATGGGTTGACTTCAAATGTTCAAAAATCTGGATCGAAAATGATGGTGCTCACAGCACCTAATGTAATGGAAGAGAATTCTTTCTCTGAGCCAAACAAGGTAGTTTTTCTAATTAAGCTATAATATATacttcaattttatatttttcttatgctaaaagatatattttttttaatatgtttatgaTAATTGCAGATTGTACCACAACACACGTTGCTGTTGAATGCAAATAAGGACATGGATGTCACACTTCCTCCTTATTCAGTTACATCTCTTGATCTGTTAAGATAGACAATTGATCGATGTAATGTTAAGGGAAATCTATATatgtttcttttaaattaaataaaaaaattgaaggaaaTGTATGTATATTTCTtcgaaagtaaataaaaaatcctGTTACTAATAATAAGCCTGGTCATGGCTCCCAAATGAGCGACAaaataatgatataattttttttcaagaaattcaACAGAAGAGGAAAGTTAGTTAGAGAGGAGAGGAGGACTGATTGACCGTTTTTGGCGATCAGAACTTCAGAACTCAGAAGTGATTAGGAAGCGCTGGCATACATGTTGAGCTCGATCAAGTTCCTCTTTGGTTAACATTTGTAATTAAACATCCAACTTGTTTAATATGCGTATTAGCGTTTCCGGTGAAAACCACTCATTCTTCCttgtatatttaaatttttttattaagaaaaatggtTTTTAAACTAATATACTTGTTTCGGACCCGGTCATCGGGTCCTCTAAAACGGTCGAGTAATAATGATTTGGTTTTCTAGGTCGAGGCCCTCTCTGCTGTTTAAACTGGGCAAGAGATTGCAAATATCTAATTAACATTTAAATTTGAATATCTCTTCTATCTTAGTCAATCAGATAAGATGATAATGCATAAGATAACAACACAAATTATATAAAGGGAACAAGAAGCTCTCTTGAATACGTTACACACTCATAACTCTTATTTATATCTCTTATTTATATCTgtaaaaattgtaaaaaatttagAGAAAGAGTtaaatctatgaccttcttttgctttaatgaaataattatttaaatacaaactttcaatctgaatctgtttgaactcagcagcggaaaattTATAAGACAATTTCTTATTCTGATTCAGTtgtcttgtgcaatgcaacctacatccaatctccatggtagaattttcacaatagttaaagtattacatacaccaatttcaaagGATTGACACAATTCTTTtccactcaagttctaacctaacttgacttggctatactaatatctaactcttcactcttagtgtttatccaactaagaaaggggtacatcactggtacaagatacaagacacaataaacaacctaaagaaatctgaaatactCTAGACTTTTCaatcaagtgtatcactcatcACTCTTTGGTTTTTTCATAAATTCTCTCTTTCATCCGTTTaccactcaagaaattacagaaagatatacattgaaaaatgaaattacaatctgtaaaacatgaaggagattgatgcttcAACAGCCTTAGTTGCTATAGGTTGAACTGGATTCACTTCCTTTTGATTGAGTTCCTCATTCTGGCGGAATGCTTCTTTGATTAGAGAGCACTGTCCAAGTTCATGAACTCTTCAAAGAAAACTTCACAGAACAATAACTTCAAATCCTGATTCTCTCTCCTTGTCTTCAAAATTTGAAATCTTTCTTTTGTATCTCTTTCTAAGTTGCTGAGCTGCTCTCCTCAGAGTCAACTCCTTGAGCTGTGTGCTACCAACTTAGCCTTTCACTATCTTCCATTAATCCCAAAATTAGGATTGGAACAGATCTTTTTTGCTTGATCGAATGCCTCAAAATAGCAAAAATAAAAGGTTGATCAATGATAAATCTAGATCTAAATCCTTGAGCCATAACTTTGTCCCCAAGAAAAAATCTTGGCCTTTGATTCACAGCAGTGATTATTAGAAATCACTTTTTTCATTTATCCCAAATTGGAGTAGCAGAGAGtttgagaagaaggaaagaaagtaaattgcatgcaaaagaaaataaatcacTTTTAACTTCTGACTTAGGTTAAGATGGTTGAATTTGGGTGATTAGACCTTTGCCTTTTTTATTaagctttctcttttcttcttctttgatgaaATGACCAAGAGGAacgaagctctctctctctctctcttctgagTCTGACCGAATGAAAGGTGAACATTGTCTTTAGAGGATCAGCTTGGAGGGATTTGCTTGAGAAGCTTGGGCTTAGGTTGGATTCGATTGAATCGGCCCAGCTTATTCTTTTTGCTTAACACCTTTTGGGCTTTTAGTGCTTTGTAACCCACTTTGTTTCTGGTTTGATTTCTTTTCTATTAGGCTGCTGTAATATTCTTTCTTTGGCCTGCAACACTAATCAAACTTGatcaaaactaattgggtgaTTGACCCAAGAAAAtgatgtttgtcatcatcaaattaatttagttaaattctTAACTCAGcaacctcttagatccattctgacttgagcgtcggagtgtctttgcaggtaccaccccttgCAGCTCCAAAAGTCTGATCACGTCACCACCAAGGCCCGCAAGTCTCTGATCATTCCCCCAACCCGTACCAGCAAAGTCTCATACATTAATGCCATCTATGGGGACTGGCCAAGCCTTGGCAGAATGACGGGCGAACTTGATGAGTAGTTCTCAAATCACCACCACGAACCAAACCCACTGAATTCCCCACCAACCTATGAACCGCAAAATCATAGTTGCCCCCCAACCCACGGGAGGATAACCAGCATCATCCACGTGCAGCCAACCAATAATCAGCAAACACGATTGGATGAACGCCGATTTGGCGAACTCAAGGCAATTGACGGCTTGGGAGAGTAAGGTACCACATTATCCAAGAGCTACTTCAACGAGTACAGAGTCTGGAAGGCCAGAATACCTCTAAAACACGGTACCAACTAGAACA contains:
- the LOC112805679 gene encoding alpha-L-arabinofuranosidase 1-like; the protein is MASLIKITYISFLLSLLALCFLSNANASANHTSTLVVDGSKGSGRQIPDTFFGAFFEEINHAGAGGLWAEMVRNRGFEAGGANVPSNIYPWTIIGDESSILVSTDRTSCFERNKIALRMEVLCNAKSCPNNGVGISNPGFWGMNIEEGKTYRVIFHARALGPFDLKVSLVGDDGVSVASTQVGRDGSYAYKWTRMETTLEANATNHNSSLQITTNHRGVIWLDQVSAMPLDTHKGHGFRKDLFQMVANLKPKFFRFPGIFLSGCYVEGGYLRNAFRWKDSVGAWEERAGHFNDVWHYWTDDGFGFFEGLQFAEDVGALPVWVFNNGIGLHDAVDTSAVLPFVQEALDGIEFARGSPDSTWGSVRASMGHPQPFDLRFVAIGNEECGMPNYLGNYLKFYAAIKRSYPDIQIITNCDGSGQNLDMPADFYDFHIYTNAEDMFYKNTKFDAAPRSGPKAFVSEYAVWKDDARDGTLLSAVAEAAFLIGLERNSDLVHMVSYAPLFVNNNDRMWTPDAIVFNSHQHYGTPSYWNQQLFSESSGATWLNSTLQTSSTKLVASAIEFNNSEDNKTYIRIKAVNFGDDPENLKISINGLTSNVQKSGSKMMVLTAPNVMEENSFSEPNKIVPQHTLLLNANKDMDVTLPPYSVTSLDLLR